The Synechocystis sp. PCC 7509 genome includes a window with the following:
- a CDS encoding ABC transporter ATP-binding protein has translation MSETVLDVRNLQVEFITDNKVTTAAQGISFKLEQGKTLGIVGESGSGKSVTSLALMGLVPSPGVISGGEIWFKDEHQPKVDLLKLSQEQMRQYRGGKIAMVFQEPMSALNPVYTCGFQLLEAILRHQKVSTIEARRIALGLLQEVKLIPSNEELEAQLIATKTALGQNKRKLAQAVDEQKQAMLDRYPHQLSGGQLQRVTIAMAISCNPAILIADEPTTALDVTVQATILDLLRELSLSRQMAMIFITHDLGLVAEIADSIAVMYQGQIVECGLVESVFTQPQHPYTKGLLACRPNLEVRSQYLLTVADFMGMTRVENGHVHIEEKSPLPPPEVTTDALEQRLANLTKQNPLLDVRDLQVGFRQAGAFGQTKRYFMAVKGVSFQVYPGETLGLVGESGCGKTTLGRTLLKLITPISGSVMFEGQNVATIRGMALQKLRQEIQIIFQNPFSSLDPRLKIGDAVIEPLVIHGRGNSDRHRRKIAAELLERVGLDPVLVNRYPHEFSGGQRQRICIARALALRPKFIICDESVSSLDVSVQAQVLNLLKELQKEFNLTYIFISHDLNVVKFMSDRILVMNQGQIVEQGAAESIYRSPQQDYTRRLIASIPTGKKTPKS, from the coding sequence ATGAGTGAAACAGTCTTAGATGTTCGCAATTTACAAGTTGAATTTATTACCGACAACAAAGTAACTACGGCAGCGCAAGGTATCTCTTTTAAGTTAGAACAAGGTAAAACTCTAGGAATTGTTGGCGAATCGGGATCTGGTAAATCTGTTACATCTTTAGCATTAATGGGATTAGTGCCAAGTCCTGGAGTAATTAGCGGCGGTGAAATTTGGTTCAAAGACGAACACCAGCCAAAGGTAGACTTATTAAAGCTATCTCAAGAGCAAATGCGTCAATACCGAGGTGGCAAAATTGCCATGGTGTTTCAAGAGCCAATGAGCGCTTTAAACCCAGTCTACACCTGTGGCTTTCAGTTGTTAGAAGCTATACTGCGCCACCAAAAAGTATCAACTATAGAAGCGCGACGCATAGCATTAGGTTTGCTCCAAGAAGTTAAGCTCATACCTAGCAACGAAGAATTAGAAGCTCAATTAATCGCAACTAAAACTGCTTTAGGACAAAATAAGCGCAAATTAGCTCAAGCCGTAGACGAGCAAAAACAAGCCATGCTCGATCGCTATCCGCATCAACTTTCTGGCGGTCAATTGCAAAGAGTAACGATCGCTATGGCAATTTCTTGTAACCCCGCCATTTTAATCGCTGACGAACCCACTACCGCCTTGGATGTTACGGTACAAGCTACGATATTAGACTTGCTGCGGGAATTGAGCTTAAGCCGTCAAATGGCAATGATCTTTATTACTCACGATTTGGGACTGGTGGCAGAAATTGCCGACTCAATAGCGGTGATGTACCAAGGACAAATTGTCGAATGTGGACTTGTAGAAAGCGTATTTACTCAACCCCAGCACCCTTACACTAAAGGGTTACTTGCTTGTCGTCCCAACTTAGAAGTGCGATCGCAATACCTGCTTACAGTTGCTGATTTTATGGGCATGACAAGAGTAGAAAATGGTCACGTCCACATTGAAGAAAAAAGCCCTTTACCACCCCCAGAAGTTACAACAGATGCCTTGGAGCAGCGTTTAGCAAATCTAACTAAGCAAAACCCCTTGCTAGATGTCCGTGACTTGCAAGTAGGTTTTCGCCAAGCGGGAGCTTTTGGTCAAACAAAACGTTATTTTATGGCAGTTAAAGGGGTTTCTTTTCAAGTCTACCCTGGGGAAACTTTAGGTTTAGTCGGCGAATCTGGTTGCGGTAAAACTACCTTGGGACGGACTTTACTAAAATTAATTACCCCCATTAGCGGCAGTGTAATGTTTGAGGGGCAAAATGTGGCGACAATTCGCGGTATGGCTTTGCAAAAACTGCGCCAGGAAATACAGATTATTTTTCAAAACCCCTTTAGCTCCCTCGATCCCCGCCTAAAAATTGGCGATGCGGTAATTGAACCATTGGTAATTCATGGTAGAGGCAATAGCGATCGCCATCGGCGCAAAATTGCGGCGGAACTTTTGGAGCGAGTAGGACTAGATCCGGTCTTAGTCAATCGTTATCCTCATGAATTTTCTGGCGGTCAACGGCAAAGAATTTGTATTGCGCGGGCGTTGGCGTTGCGACCTAAATTTATCATTTGTGACGAATCGGTTTCCTCTTTAGATGTCTCAGTGCAAGCACAAGTATTAAACTTGCTGAAGGAATTGCAAAAAGAATTTAACCTAACATACATTTTTATTTCTCATGATTTGAATGTAGTTAAGTTTATGAGCGATCGCATTTTAGTGATGAATCAAGGGCAAATTGTCGAACAAGGAGCCGCCGAAAGTATTTATCGATCCCCACAACAAGACTACACCCGCCGCCTGATTGCTTCTATTCCGACAGGAAAAAAAACGCCTAAATCCTGA
- a CDS encoding cell division protein FtsQ/DivIB, which yields MNNIASVSQGELTQRRSLLRRHRRLKQIKSVWRTVAIGGLLGGLVWGVTQPVWIVREAGQINVTGNKLLTTQAIQSLLKIAYPQTLIEIKPEALAQSLEAQPAIAQASVTRSLFPPSLSVKVIERVPVAIALTKNPTSPGLIALDGVWIPQQSYNPPNSTSFKMPKLKVVGEVKQYQSHWTQVYQAVNSLNIQVSEIDWQNPNNLILKTELGVVHLGAYSSKLNDKLQVLEKMRYLPKQINLQDVAYIDLTNPATPSVQMTLVGSQLDKRTKKPDPRPQ from the coding sequence ATGAATAATATTGCCTCCGTTTCTCAAGGAGAATTGACTCAACGCCGTTCCCTGCTGCGTCGTCATAGACGATTAAAACAGATCAAATCAGTTTGGAGAACTGTGGCAATTGGTGGACTATTGGGAGGATTGGTATGGGGAGTTACTCAGCCTGTGTGGATAGTGCGAGAAGCTGGACAAATTAATGTTACAGGAAATAAGCTTTTAACTACCCAAGCAATTCAATCGCTATTAAAAATTGCTTATCCACAAACGTTGATAGAAATTAAGCCCGAAGCATTGGCACAATCTTTGGAAGCCCAACCAGCGATCGCCCAAGCGAGTGTAACGCGCTCTCTATTTCCGCCTAGCTTGAGCGTAAAAGTTATTGAAAGAGTACCAGTAGCGATCGCCTTAACCAAAAATCCAACTTCGCCAGGTCTAATTGCCCTTGATGGTGTATGGATACCTCAGCAAAGCTACAACCCGCCTAATAGTACATCGTTTAAAATGCCCAAACTAAAAGTTGTGGGAGAAGTAAAACAGTACCAATCTCACTGGACGCAAGTTTATCAAGCTGTAAATAGTCTTAATATTCAAGTCAGCGAAATTGATTGGCAAAATCCCAACAATTTAATTTTAAAAACTGAGCTAGGAGTCGTACATTTGGGCGCTTATAGCTCAAAATTAAACGATAAGCTCCAAGTTCTCGAAAAAATGCGGTATTTACCTAAGCAAATAAATCTTCAAGACGTTGCTTATATTGACCTCACAAATCCTGCAACTCCATCGGTACAAATGACTTTGGTAGGTTCACAGCTAGATAAACGAACCAAAAAACCTGATCCCCGCCCTCAATAG
- a CDS encoding CopG family transcriptional regulator, translated as MLESHLSIRLPETEMKVLEQYCHNAQRTKTDVIREFIRSLNQKV; from the coding sequence ATGTTAGAAAGTCACCTTAGTATTAGACTTCCAGAAACAGAAATGAAAGTTTTAGAGCAATATTGTCACAACGCCCAAAGGACTAAAACTGACGTGATTCGAGAGTTTATTCGCTCCTTGAATCAAAAAGTTTAG
- the ftsZ gene encoding cell division protein FtsZ, translating into MPATDDLSNPIVPGRVANIKVIGVGGGGGNAVNRMIASNVSGIEFWSINTDAQALVQSASVKRLQIGQKLTRGLGAGGNPAIGQKAAEESRDEIAAALENADLVFITSGMGGGTGTGAAPIVAEIAKEMGALTVGVVTRPFIFEGRRRTSQAEQGIEGLESRVDTLIVIPNDKLLSVISEQTPVQEAFRFADDILRQGVQGISDIITIPGLVNVDFADVRAIMADAGSALMGIGVGSGKSRAQEAANAAISSPLLESSIEGARGVIFNITGGSDLTLHEVNAAAEIIYEVVDPNANIIFGAVIDERLQGEVRITVIATGFTGEAVAASPTATKVAQTTKTPQPTTPPPSAASYEPKEKTGLDIPDFLQRRRPSR; encoded by the coding sequence ATGCCAGCAACAGACGACTTAAGTAATCCTATTGTCCCCGGTCGAGTAGCAAATATCAAAGTAATTGGTGTTGGTGGTGGTGGTGGAAATGCTGTAAACCGCATGATTGCAAGCAACGTATCGGGAATTGAGTTTTGGTCAATTAATACCGATGCTCAAGCTTTGGTACAGTCAGCCTCCGTCAAACGCTTGCAAATAGGGCAGAAATTAACGCGGGGTTTGGGAGCTGGGGGTAATCCAGCGATTGGTCAAAAAGCTGCGGAAGAATCTCGCGATGAAATTGCGGCGGCTTTAGAAAATGCGGATCTGGTATTTATCACCTCTGGAATGGGTGGCGGTACAGGTACAGGGGCTGCACCTATAGTTGCAGAAATAGCTAAAGAGATGGGAGCGCTGACCGTTGGAGTTGTGACTCGCCCATTTATATTTGAAGGTCGGCGGCGGACAAGCCAAGCAGAGCAAGGTATTGAGGGGCTAGAAAGCCGAGTAGATACGTTGATTGTGATTCCTAACGACAAATTGTTGTCAGTAATTTCGGAACAAACCCCCGTACAGGAGGCTTTTCGGTTTGCCGATGATATATTGCGCCAGGGCGTGCAGGGAATTTCGGATATTATTACGATTCCCGGTTTAGTGAATGTAGATTTTGCTGATGTCCGAGCAATTATGGCAGATGCGGGTTCGGCTTTGATGGGTATTGGCGTAGGATCGGGCAAATCTCGCGCCCAAGAAGCCGCCAATGCGGCGATTTCGTCTCCGCTCTTAGAGTCCTCGATTGAAGGGGCTAGAGGGGTTATTTTTAATATCACTGGTGGCAGCGATTTGACACTGCATGAAGTCAACGCCGCCGCCGAAATTATCTACGAAGTAGTAGACCCCAATGCCAATATTATCTTTGGCGCTGTAATTGATGAAAGACTGCAAGGAGAAGTCAGGATTACAGTTATTGCCACCGGGTTTACTGGCGAAGCGGTGGCTGCATCGCCCACGGCTACTAAAGTAGCCCAGACGACAAAAACGCCGCAGCCTACTACACCCCCACCCAGCGCCGCAAGTTACGAACCCAAAGAAAAAACCGGGTTAGATATTCCTGATTTTCTGCAAAGAAGACGACCTTCCCGTTAA
- the gshB gene encoding glutathione synthase encodes MLKIAFIIDPIALLDPLHDTSVALMEAAQLLGHQVWITQANSLSVVASKAWATLESVQLQKAELVAGRWVIKSPWYQLGDRIFAPLETMDAVFMRTDPPIDSLYLYATYILDYIDTKTLVVNNPQGLRAANEKMYALQFTNSIPETIVSPDKQVIREFMEAKGAAILKPLGNKAGEGILYLEPGDRNFNSIVELSTFQGRIPVMVQTFLPAAKQGDKRIILLDGEPIGALNRLSSGNEFRNNMAAGGTVAQTEITEREQAICSELAPKLQADGLYFVGIDVIGGYLTEVNVTSPTGIREIDRLEATHLGQQVIQWVEQKQ; translated from the coding sequence GTGTTAAAAATTGCCTTTATTATCGATCCCATTGCCCTTCTCGATCCCCTCCACGATACTAGCGTCGCGCTGATGGAAGCCGCGCAATTGCTAGGTCATCAAGTTTGGATAACTCAGGCAAACTCACTAAGTGTCGTTGCTAGCAAAGCTTGGGCGACCTTAGAATCAGTGCAGTTGCAAAAAGCGGAATTAGTAGCAGGGCGATGGGTAATAAAATCTCCTTGGTATCAACTAGGCGATCGCATTTTTGCCCCGCTAGAAACGATGGATGCCGTTTTTATGCGTACCGATCCCCCGATAGATTCCCTTTATCTCTACGCTACTTACATTCTGGATTATATAGACACCAAAACTTTAGTGGTCAATAATCCCCAAGGATTACGGGCGGCTAATGAGAAAATGTACGCTTTGCAGTTTACAAATTCTATCCCCGAAACTATTGTTAGTCCCGATAAACAAGTTATTCGGGAATTTATGGAAGCAAAAGGGGCGGCAATTTTGAAGCCTTTGGGTAATAAAGCTGGAGAAGGAATACTTTATTTAGAGCCGGGCGATCGCAATTTTAATTCTATCGTTGAACTAAGTACCTTCCAAGGCAGAATTCCGGTGATGGTGCAAACGTTTTTACCTGCCGCCAAGCAAGGAGACAAGCGGATTATCTTACTTGATGGCGAACCTATTGGCGCTCTCAATCGACTTTCTAGCGGTAACGAATTTCGCAATAATATGGCGGCTGGAGGTACAGTAGCCCAAACGGAAATTACCGAACGCGAACAGGCAATCTGTAGCGAACTTGCGCCCAAACTGCAAGCTGATGGCTTGTATTTTGTCGGTATTGATGTTATTGGTGGCTACTTAACCGAGGTCAATGTCACAAGTCCTACCGGGATTAGAGAAATAGATCGCCTAGAAGCTACGCACCTAGGGCAACAAGTAATTCAATGGGTAGAACAAAAGCAATAG
- the grxC gene encoding glutaredoxin 3, whose amino-acid sequence MAATVEIYTWRTCPYCIRAKQLLQSKGTQFTEYSIDGDEAARSLMAKRANGRRSVPQIFINDKHIGGCDDMYELDWQGKLDELLTANNSV is encoded by the coding sequence ATGGCTGCCACTGTTGAAATTTACACTTGGAGAACTTGCCCCTATTGTATTCGTGCTAAACAGTTGCTCCAAAGCAAAGGCACGCAATTTACCGAGTACAGTATTGATGGCGATGAAGCCGCGCGCAGCCTAATGGCTAAACGTGCCAATGGTAGAAGGTCTGTACCGCAAATATTTATCAACGACAAACATATCGGCGGTTGCGATGATATGTACGAATTAGACTGGCAAGGCAAGCTTGACGAACTGCTGACGGCTAACAACAGCGTATAA